The Panicum hallii strain FIL2 chromosome 9, PHallii_v3.1, whole genome shotgun sequence genome has a window encoding:
- the LOC112873309 gene encoding uncharacterized protein LOC112873309, with product MRAVNVYKFLRLRLPPRKRKKARRQVRQGDKATLPTYINSLKFLLDDSADGIPRSSSFLPPTVESRRRKAIGVRRRFLLFPIHSGGWIGAGEDGERGLRWPLYILLLSLSSLGLGSVPRVEATLRRRSNFLQLLRLVGTCSSASEGIAGSGDLDVSDLVRFSSAPSLVSVGAAAGDGFGSVRSANKNLLSIVGTEVGFKLQTLTYFFFNLWFVRDASCGCSDHRRRDDHLAGTALYFYFLQGCLCKIWNVNFMKYL from the exons ATGAGGGCTGTAAATGTTTACAagtttttgcgtttacggctcCCACCtcgtaaacgcaaaaaagcc CGCCGACAAGTTCGCCAGGGTGACAAGGCAACACTCCCTACCTACATCAACAGCCTCAAGTTCTTGCTGGACGACTCCGCAGACGGAATTCCTCGCTCCTCCTCGTTTCTTCCCCCAACAGTTGAGAGCAGGCGGAGGAAGGCGATCGGCGTCCGGCGCCGATTTCTGCTGTTCCCCATCCACTCCGGCGGCTGGATCGGCGCCGGAGAGGATGGAGAGCGGGGATTGAGGTGGCCGTTGTACATACTCTTACTTAGTTTGAGTAGTTTAGGTCTAGGCAGTGTTCCGAGGGTGGAGGCGACACTGCGGCGACGGAGTAATTTTCTTCAGCTCCTCCGCCTCGTTGGTACGTGTTCCAGTGCCAGTGAAGGGATTGCTGGATCTGGAGATCTCGATGTTTCAGATCTAGTTAGGTTTTCTTCTGCTCCCTCCCTCGTCTCCGTCGGAGCTGCTGCCGGCGATGGTTTTGGGAG TGTTCGAAGTGCCAACAAAAACTTGTTGTCCATCGTCGGGACAGAGGTCGGCTTCAAGCTCCAGACTCTGACGTATTTCTTCTTCAACCTTTGGTTCGTCAGGGATGCGTCGTGCGGCTGCTCCGACCATCGGCGACGGGATGACCATCTTGCAGGGACTGCATTGTATTTTTACTTTCTTCAAGGGTGCCTTTGCAAGATTTGGAATGTAAACTTTATGAAATATCTATGA
- the LOC112876467 gene encoding heavy metal-associated isoprenylated plant protein 35-like yields MATGAAAAPAVQTVVLRVSIHCHGCKKKVRKVLKSVEGVQNVTVDAAQHKVTVTGTVDANTLVQRLHKSGKKGVPWQCHPPANKTEAAPAPAPAPEALPAPPAQPAGEGGKDDAAKAVDKKPEEAVKEPQAESAEKKQPEQEAAGTEKKAEEKLEAKKDGGDSEAAEPKAKGAEPAKEESKEAAAAAAGTKNEDEPKKSDKPKDAGKPEPVAVTSERSLSAPPPPAPKHAYEEDYRHPYYAPAPQPVLSYHAAQPSASVSYFAPQPQQAYSAHQPQPQPQPMRQWSPSYLYLPYAHAAPEPYHQDYYSPPGMHASPPPMQDSYRIFDDENPNSCSVM; encoded by the exons ATGGCGACGGGAGCTGCGGCGGCCCCTGCCGTTCAG ACGGTGGTGCTGAGGGTGTCCATCCACTGCCATGGCTGCAAGAAGAAGGTCCGGAAGGTTCTCAAGAGCGTCGAAG GTGTGCAGAACGTGACGGTGGACGCCGCGCAGCACAAGGTGACGGTGACGGGCACCGTGGACGCCAACACGCTCGTCCAGAGGCTGCACAAGTCCGGCAAGAAGGGGGTGCCTTGGCAGTGCCACCCGCCCGCCAACAAGACCGAGGCCGCGCctgctccggcgccggcgccggaggcCCTGCCGGCTCCCCCAGCGCAGCCAGCCGGTGAAGGCGGCAAGGATGATGCTGCGAAAGCGGTGGACAAGAAGCCGGAGGAGGCGGTGAAGGAGCCGCAGGCCGAGAGCGCCGAGAAGAAGCAGCCTGAGCAGGAGGCCGCCGGCACGGAGAAGAAGGCGGAGGAGAAATTGGAGGCGAAGAAGGACGGCGGCGACAGCGAGGCAGCTGAGCCCAAGGCCAAGGGCGCAGAGCCGGCAAAGGAAGAGTCgaaggaagccgccgccgccgccgctggtaCCAAGAACGAGGACGAGCCGAAGAAGAGCGACAAGCCCAAGGACGCCGGCAAGCCGGAGCCCGTCGCCGTGACGTCGGAGAGGTCCCTGTccgcgccaccaccgccggcgcccAAGCACGCGTACGAGGAGGACTACCGCCACCCCTACTacgcgccggcgccgcagcCGGTGCTGAGCTACCACGCGGCGCAGCCGAGCGCGAGCGTGTCGTACTtcgcgccgcagccgcagcaggCGTACTCCGCGCaccagccgcagccgcagccgcagccaaTGCGGCAGTGGTCGCCGTCGTACCTGTACCTCCCGTACGCGCACGCGGCGCCGGAGCCGTACCACCAGGACTACTACAGCCCGCCCGGGATGcacgcgtcgccgccgccgatgcAGGACTCGTACCGCATCTTCGACGACGAGAACCCCAACTCCTGCAGCGTCATGTGA
- the LOC112873927 gene encoding uncharacterized protein LOC112873927 isoform X2: MVGFFSWYCVLPVDAANHRHHTLDLHQKMSTPPAYLRLVLIRPCVHFKEFKGKSLEVRDTDSVAISKPLCILTDTFLSASSTLSGFYLTGYTVLAGNNACCLNFTSKFSEETDSKLLKFCSINLRNNFLNHLTHELRIKKRSSRARHRLESREAFGRRGRFFQR, encoded by the exons ATGGTCGGCTTCTTTTCGTGGTACTGCGTGCTGCCGGTAGATGCTGCAAACCACCGGCATCACACGCTGGACCTGCATCAAAAG ATGAGTACTCCACCTGCGTACTTGCGCCTCGTGCTGATCAGGCCGTGTGTGCATTTCAAAGAATTTAAG GGAAAGAGTTTGGAAGTCAGAGACACTGACAGTGTTGCTATTTCTAAGCCACTGTGTATTCTCACCGACACATTTCTGTCAGCATCATCCACCTTATCTGGCTTTTATTTGACTGGATACACAGTCCTTGCTGGAAACAATGCATGCTGTCTCAACTTCACGAGCAAATTTTCTGAAGAAACTGATAGTAAATTGCTGAAGTTCTGTTCCATAAACCTCCGAAACAATTTTCTAAACCACCTAACCCATGAGCTCCGAATAAAAAAACGGAGCTCGCGAGCTCGGCACAGGCTGGAGAGCCGGGAAGCTTTTGGTAGGCGAGGGAGATTCTTTCAGCGCTGA
- the LOC112876393 gene encoding desiccation-related protein PCC13-62-like: MAYCASASFMLVLLLQLSSCSEALPGGHPVNPTCPPEWPPAAATSSDYGQPSCQPPAPHIPVAVFPYDVDPVQFALNLEYTEAEFFLHAAYGVGLDEIAPKLALGGPPPVGARKANLDQVTWRIVAEFGLQEVGHIRAIQRTVGGIPRPLIDLSAHNFARIMDEAFGYHLNPPFDPYINSLNFLLASYVVPYLGLNGYVGTNPIIDGYETKKLLAGLLGVEAQQDAVFRGLLFERLGEVVPPYGNITVAEFTDRVSALRNRLGRCGVKDEGLTVPRELGAEGAICTNVLSADRDSLSYARTPAELLRILYRTGDEHMPGGFYPEGANGRIARSFLGK, translated from the exons ATGGCATATTGTGCTTCCGCTTCGTTCATGCTCGTACTGCTCCTGCAACTATCGTCTTGCAGTGAGGCATTGCCCGGCGGTCACCCCGTCAACCCGACCTGTCCTCCGGAGTGGCCACCAGCGGCGGCCACGTCCTCCGACTACGGCCAGCCGTCGTGCCAGCCGCCAGCGCCGCACATCCCGGTGGCCGTGTTCCCCTACGACGTCGACCCGGTGCAGTTCGCGCTGAACCTGGAGTACACCGAGGCCGAGTTCTTCCTGCACGCGGCGTACGGCGTGGGGCTCGACGAGATCGCGCCGAAGCTGGCGCTGGGCGGCCCGCCGCCGGTCGGCGCCAGGAAGGCCAACCTCGACCAGGTGACATGGCGCATCGTCGCCGAGTTTGGCCTCCAAGAAGTTGGCCACATCAG GGCTATCCAGCGCACGGTCGGCGGGATTCCTCGGCCATTGATAGACCTCAGCGCCCACAACTTCGCTAGGATCATGGACGAGGCGTTTGGGTACCATCTGAACCCTCCCTTCGACCCCTACATCAACAGCCTCAACTTCCTGCTCGCCTCCTACGTGGTCCCCTACCTCGGCCTCAACGGCTACGTCGGCACCAACCCCATCATCGACGGCTACGAGACGAAGAAG CTTCTAGCTGGTCTGCTGGGGGTGGAGGCGCAGCAGGACGCGGTGTTCCGGGGGCTCCTCTTCGAGCGCCTCGGCGAGGTCGTGCCGCCGTACGGGAACATCACGGTGGCCGAGTTCACGGACCGCGTGTCGGCGCTGCGCAACCGGCTGGGGCGGTGCGGGGTGAAGGACGAGGGGCTCACGGTGCCCCGCGAGCTCGGCGCCGAGGGCGCCATCTGCACCAACGTGCTCTCCGCCGACAGGGACTCGCTCTCCTACGCCCGGACGCCCGCCGAGCTGCTCAGGATCCTCTACCGCACCGGCGATGAGCACATGCCCGGCGGGTTCTACCCGGAGGGAGCCAACGGAAGGATCGCCAGGTCGTTTCTTGGCAAATAG
- the LOC112873927 gene encoding uncharacterized protein LOC112873927 isoform X1, whose protein sequence is MVGFFSWYCVLPVDAANHRHHTLDLHQKMSTPPAYLRLVLIRPCVHFKEFKVRVAAADAVMFRIPRLGFTKLSETVVIQGKSLEVRDTDSVAISKPLCILTDTFLSASSTLSGFYLTGYTVLAGNNACCLNFTSKFSEETDSKLLKFCSINLRNNFLNHLTHELRIKKRSSRARHRLESREAFGRRGRFFQR, encoded by the exons ATGGTCGGCTTCTTTTCGTGGTACTGCGTGCTGCCGGTAGATGCTGCAAACCACCGGCATCACACGCTGGACCTGCATCAAAAG ATGAGTACTCCACCTGCGTACTTGCGCCTCGTGCTGATCAGGCCGTGTGTGCATTTCAAAGAATTTAAGGTGAGGGTAGCTGCTGCTGATGCAGTGATGTTCAGGATTCCACGGCTAGGTTTTACTAAATTGTCTGAAACTGTGGTTATTCAGGGAAAGAGTTTGGAAGTCAGAGACACTGACAGTGTTGCTATTTCTAAGCCACTGTGTATTCTCACCGACACATTTCTGTCAGCATCATCCACCTTATCTGGCTTTTATTTGACTGGATACACAGTCCTTGCTGGAAACAATGCATGCTGTCTCAACTTCACGAGCAAATTTTCTGAAGAAACTGATAGTAAATTGCTGAAGTTCTGTTCCATAAACCTCCGAAACAATTTTCTAAACCACCTAACCCATGAGCTCCGAATAAAAAAACGGAGCTCGCGAGCTCGGCACAGGCTGGAGAGCCGGGAAGCTTTTGGTAGGCGAGGGAGATTCTTTCAGCGCTGA